Sequence from the Cryptococcus neoformans var. grubii H99 chromosome 3, complete sequence genome:
CTCGCGCACAAAATAGGAAAAATACAAATATCTTTAGAATTTCTTTCCTGGAATCAAAGTCTAGTAGGTACGGCGGCGACTTATTTAATTATTTGTTTGAGGGTCGCGGCTCACGGCGCGATTTTTTCCCAATCGGCCATCTTTGGAGCTTAGTTAATTATCATTTTATTAATAATATTAAATTACAAAAATCAGTAGGAAAAAAAtcggaaaaaaaaatcgcaTCGTGATCTCCCCTTATATAGGCTGGACGTAAATATCAGTTGCGATGAGGGGGACGACAGCAAGAATTCCACTACTCGTATTCGAGTTCTTGCTCCAGCAGCAGTAAAAAGATTATAGCGTACTATAGTGCACATGATGATACATATCAATGTACGTGTGAGTGACAAGTACGAAGCTGGTATGCATTCGCGTCGCTTCCACTACATAATACTGCTCAATCTTCAAGGACAATGGTTTTCCCAACTGGTATGACTGAAAACTGATTTTCGCTGACGTCCAACAGCTGCCTTGCAAGCTCTAGATCTAAAGGAGGCTTGTTATCTGCCCCCCAAGAGATTAGCATCACCAATGCGTCATCAGAATACTATTGGCTAGCCGGGgaagaacactcacaagCTTCATCGCTCATCAACCATGTTCCCCAGTGAACTCCAATACTCTTTCTAACGTGCATCTGTAAAGCCATCCTAACTGCCCCTTCGGGATCTGTATGTTGAAGGTGCATGTGCCATCGGGGCTCATAAGAGCCAATTGGAATTGCAGCGAGATCAACTGGGCCCATTATCCGGCCTACAGCATGGTATAGTGTGGGCGAGTAGCTGAACTTCTGTATCAGTTTTCACGTTTAAGACACGAAAAGCCATCAACCCGCTTACCCAGTATCACCAAGATGGATAAATGACTTGGGTTTGTCGGTATCGGATTTAACGTGAAAAGCAGCCCAGAGTGTGGCATTAGTATCTAAAGGAGAACGGGCAGACCAATGCATGCTGGGCACGGCAGTGATTGTGTACGTTTTGTCCTTTTGGCCAGGTCGAGAGAGTGTATGTTTGGTTTCTTGCCACCAACTGATGTGAATTGATATCAGAAACAGAAAATGGTTTAATCAGCAGAAACGTACTCGAGTTCTGTCACTCTGGTAGCTCCATGCTTGCGCAAAAAAGGACCACATCCTACCGGAACGATCCATTCACAGCTGTCACCTAGTTCCGAGATGGCATCGGGGTCTAGATGATCAAAGTGACTAGCAAAATGGTTAAAATGGTTAGATAGAGGACTCAAGGCGATGGATTCGAGCTTCTTACTTGTGAGATACAAGAACAACATCGACCCTTTTGAGTTCACTTAAAGTGCAAGGAGGTGGCCGTAATCTCTCAGGTGCAAGTCGAGACGGAATAGTGCGATGCTGAAGAGCCGGATCCGTAAGGATGGCCAGCTTATCGAGCGTCACGTAAGATGTTGATTGGCCAAGCTTATCGTGCAGGTCAGTGTGTCACGTATTACATAGATAAATCCATTTTACTTACCCATGTGCAGGTGTATTTATCGGTGATTTCGATGTCACTGCCTCCGCTACCTGATTCACGAGTCGTTGGTGTTTCAGAAGATGAACATGGATAGAGGAGATCAAAATCCGGGCGTTCCACCGGGAGGTCAGGTATAGGTCTATCTGGCGGTACTCCTCTGCAAAAAAAGTGAGTAATGGGTCCATTAACACGAACCAATTATCACTTGCCCGTTGTAGAAGAGCTTCAAAGTTAGAGTCGAAATGACACCTTTCCAGAGGGCCCATTCCTTCACGAATTAGCCTTTTACAAGGGCATCACTCCTCAACAACAGTACTTACCCAAGCCCCCTGCTCTCTCCACTCCACATACGGATTCCAGTATCTCCCAGCGAATTTAAGGCTTGAATATCTGAACCGATGAAAATCAGTTTCCTACCCTTCCAAAGTCAATTCTGCCATAACTCACCGCTCTTTCAACGCATTTCGTTCAATCTCGGTTGCTGGCTGTGCATAATCAGGTCCTCCGCCAGGCAATGTTTCTAATGTCCTGGTGAGCTTCTTGTTTCGTTCTCGGATATGTGCTCTGCGAAGAGTATCGGTGTACGCTAATACAGAAGGTTGAGAAGCTCAATCTTTATCATGTATTCCAGGATGACATACCATAATAGCCTAGCCAAACCCCTGTCCAGGCCACTGGCAGGATTATAGCAGCACGCTTGAGACCGTGAAGACCTGTGGCACGCATGGTAGAGTATAGTAAGGCGTTTTCTAGGTGTCTTCTATCGTTGGGCTCTATAGACTGCCCATGGCGGGAGCTTCCGATGGGCGGAGTAACTGAGTGCTGGCTGAGACAGGTGTATcgagaaaagagggagaagtcTTGGGTGAACAATTCGGCCAAATAGGCGAGCATGAGGCAGTCACCGACACGTGGCAACTTTTGTTATTTATTTCGACGGCGGCGACCAACTTTCTTCCGTCTCTATCGTTCCGCCCGCCTACTTTGGTCTCGAATACTAATCCTCTCCCCTCGTCCTTCCCGCCACCGCCAGCCATTCTATGCACAGGCCAGCCCGCGGCGCCCTCCGCATCTCCACACGCCTGGCCACTCGGcctcccctttctttcGCCCTCATACACTCCCGCCCATACTCGCTCTCCGCCACAGAGTCCCCGCCAAACCTACAGCCGCATCAGTACACAGCCTTCGAACGCCTATCAACTGCACTCTCCTTAAAACAGCCATGTTTTGGCGCCAGAGGGGACGAAGTAGAACTCCTGACGGGGCCAGAAGTCTTCTACAGCCGGCTCTTGGACATGATCAAGGgggcgaagaggagaatATTGATCAGCAGTCTGTATATCGGAGCCGAGGAGGGAGAGCTCGTGAGTGCTGGATATaagccttcttccattgATTGCTGACATTCCAATCAGGTTGAGGCCATACAAGCCGCTCTGACGAACAATCCACAGCTGCGTGTAGTCTTTATTCTCGATTACCATCGTGCGACCCGTCTAGCTACGTCGACCAACTTACCCCCTTCTACCGCTCATCTTTTATTACCCCTCGTAGAACGTTTCCCTGACCGATGCGAAGTGTGGCTGTTTAGAAGTCCAAAATTGAAAGGACTAATGGAGAAGATCGTACCTGCGAGATATGACGAAGGATGGGGCACATGGCATGGCAAGTGGTATGGCGCAGACGATGAAGTGATAATAAGTGGGTAAGTGTCTCTTCTTGACATTAGTAGATTTCGCATTGATATATGTTCAGAGCCAACCTCGGTCGCTCGTATTTTACAAATAGACAAGATAGATATATCCATTTCCGATCCAACCCTAGCCTGTTATCTTATCTCTCATCATTAACTCGACTATTCACGCAATACTCTTATCTTCTGCATCattcaccaccacctcaCATCTCCCCCTACAACACCGTTCCGCTCCCCTCACCCGAGAATCCGGACAATTCGAAACCCTCGAGCTTTCCAGTTTCAATTCGACCCCGTGCCTCTCTCATATggccctcttcttccatcaatcCCCGCAAGTTCTCCCTTCACGCACTAGCCACGTTGACAGCCTTTCAAAACTCTTGGCGTGCCTCCAATTCTGCCAGATCGCGTCGAGTAGACGTTGATACTTGGTTTTGGCCTGTCCTTCAAGCTGGGGTGTTGGGtatcaaagaagaggaaagggcCATGGCAGAAGTCTGGAAGGCCGTAAAGGAAAGTCACGAAGGGGAGCAGAACGAATCCAGAAAAGTGGAAGTAGATTTGACAAGTGGATATTTTGGTCTGTACAAGAAGTACAAGCAGTTGGTGGTGGAATCACCGGCATCCGTTAAGATCATTGCAGCGTCACCAAAGGTAAAGCGGTATTATTTGTCGCAAGTATGTCAAGTATGCTGATGATATATACAAGGCGAACGGATTTTACGGGTCCAAAGGATTCTCTAGGCTCATCCCAGAAGGCTACACTTTGCTGGAAAGCAGATTTCACCGAGATACTGTCAGGGCTGGTAGAACTTGGGACGTGGAGAAAGGTACAGGCGTGAGATTAAAAgagtgggagagagaaggatggacaTACCATTCAAAAGGTCTGTAGCAATATTGTCATACTTTTCTGATTATTTCATTGACTTTGGATTCAGGGCTTTGGGTTTCGCCGCCCAATTCAAAGCCATTCCTCACATTTGTCGGCTCGTCAAACCTTTCCACCCGATCACTCACACTCGACACTGAGCTGTccatggtgatgatgacttCTTCCCCTACTTTACGGCGGGCTCTTGATACCGAGTTGAAGCACTTGGACGAGTACGCGACGCAGGTAGGTGAAGAGACCTGGAAGCTGGAGGAGCGGCAGGTCAGTTGGTTGGCTTGGCTTTTGGTAGCGCTTGGAGTCGAGGGAATGTTATAAAGCTTTTTTATTTTGCTGCAAATGCACCAGTCTTATCTATCTctgttttgtttttgtttttcttttcgtcTCCTTTTAACCCAACATgtcgttttttttttcgagCTCCCCTGTTGTGCACTATTCTTTTCCCACTTTCCATCGATATCAGGCAGATAACCACCGCGCAGTACTCcgatcaagatcaagacTTAGCGGTGCCACTCAGTATCGATATGACGGAGGTTGTCGGGATATGACGTAATTTGCCATCGCCCCCCCAGCAGCGAATCGCCAGTCACCAACCGCGAACAAGGCGATCGTTTCTGATGCTCATATTCATTTTctgctgctcttcttcttttacATCCATATTTCCATCCATTCATACCTCAGCTCAGCTATACCAGAAACAACCACACAGAATGTCTACCTCCGGCTACACCATTCACGTCGCGGGCCTTGCCCCTGAAACCACTGAGGACAAGCTCCAtgatttcttttctttctgtGGTAAACTCACAAGCGTCAAGAAGAGTGGAAGCACTGCCGATATCACTTTCGAAAAGCTCAGCGCTATGAGGACCAGCTTGTGAGTCGTGTCAATGCTCATTGCCAATCGGGTGTGCTCGGTGATAGATGAATGATTGGGATGTGATGGTCCTTCGTCCGTCCAAGAGACAATACGCGCGCGAGGCTGTGAAAGTCTATGTCAAGCGTTGAACCttttgaaagaagaaaccgTTGGAACCATTCCCCTGTGGTGTTATGCATGCGGCTTATAGTACCTGAAAAGATGATATGCTGACCAAACATTGCTCTTTGCGTTAGGATGCTCAACGGCGGCACTGTGAGTTCttatcttctctcttccacgTGTTACGTATACCTGTGCTAAACGATTTTCTTCAGCTGGATGGCGCTCATCTCGAGGTCACATCTGTATCAGACATCGAGAAGactccatccatccttcccGCCTCTGCTACAGGTTCAACACCTATCGGCGCCACTGAGGGCGACCTCGCCCAGGAGGACAAGCCCAAGGCAGCCATCGTTGCCGAATACCTCGCTCATGGCTACGCTTTGGGCGACCACATTGTCCAGAAGGCCATTGATCTTGATCGTATGTGATCCCCTTTTGCTCTGCTCACTGAATGCCTAATGCTCGGTTTATCCCGGTAGATAAGCAAGGTATCTCCTCCCGTTTCCTCAATTTCTTTAACAACATCGACTCCACCGTCGGTAACAAGGTTGTTGGGGAAAACCAGACAGTCTCTGGCAAGATCCATGAGCATGCCGCCGCTGCCGTTGCCAAGACTAGGGAAGTTGACCAGTCTAGGGGCATCAGCTCTAGGTTCCAAGAATACTACAGCAAGGTCCTTGGAACGCCTGTCGGCCAAAAGTGAGTCATATGCCGTGAGCAAACTAATAAGAGGAGCTAAACTGATACATTGTTCATAGGGTTCACCAATTCTACACTACAACACACAAACAGGTCATGGATGTGCACGAGGAGGCCAAGAGAATTGCCGTTAGttgttttccttttctgcaCTGGAAAGTAGTATGTTAACTGACCATAGATtcaggaggagaagaagaagtcgcATGCCGCGACCGTGCCCACCGACGAGCCTGGATCTGCCCTTCCCAGCTCTGACGTTAAGGCTGACATTGCTTCATCTACTACTcctgctgccgctgctgcctCTCAAAACCCCGCAGCCAGCGCCACCACCAATAtcccccctcctcctctcctttgaGCTCGAGCTCAGAAGTTTAGCTTTTCAGTAATGCGTTGTCAAATATAGAACACCGGTTGTCAGAAATGAAGGCGAAGCAAGTTGCAATACCCTAGGATAGATGATCTTGTATGTCACCAGGCTCAAGCTTGATGAATGTCTCTTCCCGAGGTCTGAAAATGCATCCCAGAAAATAATGGCACTAAAAATATTTGATAAATTTAAAAATCTAGGCTCAAGAGAGCCATCCCCCCAGCCCCAGAGTAGTCCTGATCGAGTTACCCTCCTCGCCATCGATTAAAGACGAGTTTACATTGAGAGCGTCACCAAATTGCACTAAAGTCTTGTAGCCGGGTCAGTCTTAAAAGACCGACGCTTCTCGATTCTCATACGATGAGGCGAGACTTCTCATACCCCGCAGAATGCAGGAGTGCTGGAGAAACAAAAGGCTACAAGGCGACCCCCCGCGCCCATACCAAGTCCAATACAGTTCTCACATACCCTCCACGCGAAAAAGCGTATCTCCGGGCTACCCAACGAggttgaaagaagagggacgCATTTCTGGTCGGGCGCAGCTCGGCGATTGGCGTCGAGGGTCCGCTAAGACCGGTCAGACTTGATAATAATATGCAAGAAAAGGGGGTTGGAATTCCAGGACCTTGGCCCGCTCGCGAATAAGAAAGGATGCTTTGACTACAAGATTGTCAGAGGTTTTCAAAGTGCACATTTGAGAGACAGGAACTCACAAGACACCTGACTGTGCGTAACGAGCAATGTGACCTTGGAGCTGAACAAGCGCTATCGTGAGCGACAAACTGGGGCTGAGCATGACGGATACTTACCTGTGGGTttgaagaaagggaaagaagaaagaaaaataAAACTCAAAGACAACAAACATCCCCTCGTGGGCCAGTGCAGCGAGCGGGAATTGGCGGCGTTATGGGATGTCGGTATGATTACATAATTCATGGAGGCGTCGCAAAGGTGGTGGACCAAATAAGGTTTGCGATTCGACACCGTTTGTCCTCTTACTGTCTGAAATTTCGAGCTTTCCGAGGACACAATATAAATCCCAAATTCATATCAAAATCATCCAAATAtgtccttctccacccGCTCAATATCATGGGCAGCTGTATCCGGCTCAAGATCAGCGGGTTCGTCCAATTTTCCCCCGATTATGACCTGTCTCTTACCCCCACTGACTCCCATTGCAGTCCAGGTCCGCTTCTCTTCGACtgcccctccttctcttacCGCTtcgctccttctctctcgccctcctcttcttacACCAACACCTACACCTTTTGAAACAGCTTATTACTCCCACTCTCGATCGATTGCTCAcgccctttcttctcctcttcctcttgatTTTTACTTCAAGACTGGCTCTCTGCCCTTGCGTAGACACCTCGTCGCGGAGCACGCTTTTATTTCTGAAACATACGGGAAAAAACTTTCAGGGAAAGCTCCTGATGTTGGAGACATTCCTCCGGAGACGGAATACGAAATCATTGAGCGTGATCGGTGGGAGAAAGCCGATGCCAagcgaggagagaagagtttggagagaaagccagaggaagaagtgtaTTGTTTGGTGCTGAAGggcaaggacaaggagggCAAATGGGCGTTCCCTGACGTGCAAGTGGGGAAATTAGAAGCATTGGATGAAGCTGTGACAAGGGGCATCACAGGTGTGGAAGGCAGCTTAGGAGGAAAGGGCATGGACAGTTGGTTGGTTACCAGGAAGCCTGTTGGAATGGTCAAGGACGGCGAGTCAAGAGTGCGCActtcttttttatttatcTCCTGTTCGGTGTGTCTAACAAGGACAACAGACGTTCTTCATTCGCGGTCATATCTTGGGGGGCGAACCCacactctcttcttcctcgccctACTCTTCTTGGGCTTGGCTCACTGCTCCTGAAGTCGAAGCTAGGCTTCGCCAACAAGGCGACGAGAAACTTTGGGGGGATGTTAAGGGGATGTTCGGCATACCGAAGAATGAAACTTAGACTAGACGATGCATAGGTATAAACATGGCTATGCGTGCTAATATTTGAAGGGTAGAAATCTACTTCATGATGTTTATTCCGTTCCCTCTGCGCCAAATCGAATCCAAAGGCCACCCTACGTTACTCATCAACTGAAGTACATTTTCACATTTGATATTTTATTCACCTTTATGGCCAAGACGACGTCAGCAACTATCCATACCCTATCTCGACCTCCCCTGGCGCGCccatcaccaccttcgaGCGTCATCCACTCTTTTGGAAGAGCCGTCTCCGGTGGCTGAGCATCAGGGGCCAATTGGGTAGTGATATTTTGGCCGACCAAAGTACCTACGTGAGCAATATGCCGGAAGAAATATACCAGGAAGGTGTGCGTTATAGTCAACGCCAATGACTGGCCGAGACACtatctcatcatcaacaattATCACACATTTATAGCATATTACCAACCATCCTAGGCCCAAGGTTCCAGCTCACGAAaccctctctctctttccctaGCCCTCCTTCCAACCATCTGTCGGGGTTAAACACCTGTGCATCCTCGCCCCATACCGCCGGATCCCGTTGCATCAATATGGTGGCGAGTATGATAGAAGTATTTGCGGGCATGTAAGCTAAGTGATTGGGTGTGGGTAGCAATGAAGGGCGGAGAGTGCGACGAAtgctgaggaagaagttgatTAATTATGGCATGTCGGAAAAAAGGCGGCTACTTACTTGAGGGGAACAGGGGGAAAAAGACGGAGTACTTCGTTGATAAACGCTCGACCTGGCTCGTGTGCATCAGAGATATCACACCAGAACCGATGCTTTGAAATCAGCAACTTACAGTATCTCAATTGGCGGACAGTGTCCTTGGTAACCTCACTTTCTTGATTAGCAACTGTAAAGACTTCATCTTTAAGCCTAGCTGCGATATCAGGATGGAGCACAATCGCATAGGCAGAAAATGTGAGCAGTGAGGCAAGCTATTTCACCATATGAGTCACCTATTCACATGGATAGTGTACGAGAGATACTTACAGTATCTCGCGAAGCCAGGAAGACATTGATCAATTGATCCTCCACCAATTTTATGTCTAACCGTTTGTCTTTTGAATTCACGTTCCTTAGAAGAATAAAGCAGATGGCCTACCGTCGGTGGCCTCAACTAGTCGATCTATCATGTAAACATCTTCTGTGTTGTCCAATTTACATCTTTGCCTCTTCCGGTTTAGAGCTtcagagatgatgggacGGAAAAAGGCACGAATAACCTTCATCGGTCTTTCCAGTGGATCATGAGTGAGTTCGAAAAGCGGCTACAACGTATCAGTGCCGATTGTGCCGAAAGAAACTCGTTTAAACAAGTCCTACCCAGACTGTCCCAATTTTGACCCTTTTCCCTACAATCTTTTGAGCCTCCGTCATAGCCCAACTAATTTGCccctttgcccttttccaCTCTTCTGTCCGCGCGACATTGCTGGCGCCCGCAGACATGTCCTCCCCGCATAGCCACATCATGGCCAATTCGAGTGCTAGCTGCCCAATGCGGGCTTGTATGTCAAACGCTTCTCCGTATGATGGTAGTCTGGTGAAGAAATTTTGTACACTGGTTGCGAGATGGAGTGGTGAAATGTACGTTGGGTGGAAAAATGGACGCATGAACGAACGATGCTTTGTGGTGGCGATATATCAGCTGTGTCTCTGAAGAGATGCTCACAAATTTCCAATTATCACCATCCGAGTTGAAGATACCATCTCCCAAAAAGTCTTGAGCCCTTTCTTTGAATTTCTGTCCTTTCACAAAGTTGTCGAAGTCGTCAATTAGGACATGTTTTATGACTCTGGGATCAGAAGAAATGATCTGCCAGTGGGTGATGGATCCGGTGAGTGACCATTGATTACTGACTATTACAATAAGACATACCTGATCTTCACCCAGGACCCTGGTATTATATGTCCCACCGTATTGCCTTACCATCAGCACCATCATTCTGCCAACTTCATCTGCAGTGCCGCTCTTGGCCCAATTTAAAAGAACATCGATGTTCAGTGGCCATGTACCCCTGACCCGAGGAATATCTATAGCTCCAAGTGCTGATGCCTTCCAAGAAGACGCAACTAAAGATGTGTAGGAGCGAAATACATACAGAGCGGGAAATGATAGGAGGTAGATAAGTGCCGTAAAGGACAGGGATAGCGAGGGAAAATGGTGAGTGAACAGAGCGGCGATAAGAGGAGGCAGAAGGAGCGTTTTGAAGAGTGCAGGTAGAAGGAACCGACCTCCTTTCATTGCCGCAAAGATTCTGCCCACAGACGAGCAATTGGTGTAGAAGAGAAATCGGTCACACGTGAAGCATTAGATGTATCCGATAATATCTTGTTATGATGTAGTTTCAAATGTGGGGTTAAGAGATGATATGTGCTGTCCGCCCGTGCCTGAATATCTTCTTTGTTGCTCCTACAGTAAATTCAAACCTGGCTCTTCTACAAAAGTCTCAATCAATTTAGAGGAGCTTCCGTTTTCAGATTGGGTGCACATGTGGGCCTCAGACCAGCGGCCGACTGGTAAAGTTAGGGAAGGATAATAAGCATGGTCGTACCTTTCTTCAGACAGTCATGGTCTCAAAACATATTAGTTACGTAACGTTCACACAATTGATTATTCCGTCGGGATATGGGGTTCGTCTACGAACGGCGTTCTGCCCCAATGTTTCCGTCGGAAAGCTTAATACAGGACGAGTTGGCTTGATTCGTAACCAACAAACATCTGATAacaaagcaaaaagaaTTCAAGAGGCCGTCGGTGTAAAAACCTCCATATGTATATATACCCCGAGTAAGGGTATGCAAAACCATCCCCCCAATTCTGTCTTGACAAACTGCCCATACTCGCTGCCCTTGTACACCCGTTCAGCTGAGTTTGCTACCTCACAAGAAGCTTCGATAAATACTCTAATCGTCATAACAAAacatgtcttcttcgcaACCATCCAACATTGTCATTATCGGAGGTGAGCTATACTACAAGATACTTGGGATACACTGACCAAATTTTATGTAGCCTCTGCGGCTGGGCATAACCTCGCCAATGCTCTTTATTCTACATTGCCGTCTACCTATCGTATCTTGCTCATCGACGCACTCGATtactctttcttccctaTCGCAGGTCTTCGTGCTGCCGTCGTTCCAGGTGGATTATTTTCCCACCCATAAATAGGTCGAAAAGGTGTTAATTTCTACACTAGGCTGGGAAGATAAGGTCACGGTACCCCTTACCACCAAGACCGTTTTCCCTTCTGGTACTGCCCATCAGGTCATCGCCCCTAACAAAGTCATTGAGCTGCGCGAGAATTCTGTGGTCCTAGAGAAACCTTTTGAAGGTTCTACAGAAGTCTCCTTCTTCGTAAGTTGCGGTTAATAACTGCCCGTATCTCATCCTGATTTTTAATGCGATAGCGCTGTGTCATAGCTACTGGAGCCTCTCAGCCTTCTCCAATGAGACCACCCCCAGGCGCCACGAGCCGCGAACAGTTCATCGATAATCTCCGACAGATTCAAAACGATGTGTCCAGGGCCAAGAAAGTTGTGATCATCGGAGGTGGTACAGTCGGCATTGAATTCGCGGGGGTGAGTTGGTCAACACATGCGGATTATGCCTGATTCTAATTGCGTTTGCCACATCCACAGGAAGTTCGAGACGCTCATCCTGATACAGAAATTACGATCGTCCATTCCAGgccttttcttttatcGCCGATCTCATCTGCACGCCCTGAACCCTCTTCCAATCTGACTTGgtcctctcctcccaccaGTCCCAAACTCTCTAAGAGCCTTGAGCAAGTTCTTAAAAACCACAACGTCAACCTGATCCTTGATGATAGTGTCCCTATCCCCGTGGGAGATGACGCGTCAGTCGCGGGTGAATGGGATGGGTCATTCGGCCTCCAGAATGAAGTAAAGAAACTCAAGTTGCGAAGTGGAAAGGAGGTGCCAGGCGATTATATCTTTGTGAGCGTTGGCAATAATCCAAACACCGGGTTGGTGGCAAGCGTG
This genomic interval carries:
- a CDS encoding CDP-diacylglycerol-glycerol-3-phosphate 3-phosphatidyltransferase; this encodes MHRPARGALRISTRLATRPPLSFALIHSRPYSLSATESPPNLQPHQYTAFERLSTALSLKQPCFGARGDEVELLTGPEVFYSRLLDMIKGAKRRILISSLYIGAEEGELVEAIQAALTNNPQLRVVFILDYHRATRLATSTNLPPSTAHLLLPLVERFPDRCEVWLFRSPKLKGLMEKIVPARYDEGWGTWHGKWYGADDEVIISGANLGRSYFTNRQDRYIHFRSNPSLLSYLSSLTRLFTQYSYLLHHSPPPHISPYNTVPLPSPENPDNSKPSSFPVSIRPRASLIWPSSSINPRKFSLHALATLTAFQNSWRASNSARSRRVDVDTWFWPVLQAGVLGIKEEERAMAEVWKAVKESHEGEQNESRKVEVDLTSGYFGLYKKYKQLVVESPASVKIIAASPKANGFYGSKGFSRLIPEGYTLLESRFHRDTVRAGRTWDVEKGTGVRLKEWEREGWTYHSKGLWVSPPNSKPFLTFVGSSNLSTRSLTLDTELSMVMMTSSPTLRRALDTELKHLDEYATQVGEETWKLEERQVSWLAWLLVALGVEGML
- a CDS encoding cytochrome P450 monooxygenase pc-2, coding for MKGGRFLLPALFKTLLLPPLIAALFTHHFPSLSLSFTALIYLLSFPALYVFRSYTSLVASSWKASALGAIDIPRVRGTWPLNIDVLLNWAKSGTADEVGRMMVLMVRQYGGTYNTRVLGEDQIISSDPRVIKHVLIDDFDNFVKGQKFKERAQDFLGDGIFNSDGDNWKFHRSFMRPFFHPTYISPLHLATSVQNFFTRLPSYGEAFDIQARIGQLALELAMMWLCGEDMSAGASNVARTEEWKRAKGQISWAMTEAQKIVGKRVKIGTVWPLFELTHDPLERPMKVIRAFFRPIISEALNRKRQRCKLDNTEDVYMIDRLVEATDDIKLVEDQLINVFLASRDTLASLLTFSAYAIVLHPDIAARLKDEVFTVANQESEVTKDTVRQLRYCRAFINEVLRLFPPVPLNIRRTLRPSLLPTPNHLAYMPANTSIILATILMQRDPAVWGEDAQVFNPDRWLEGGLGKEREGFVSWNLGPRMCLGQSLALTITHTFLVYFFRHIAHVGTLVGQNITTQLAPDAQPPETALPKEWMTLEGGDGRARGGRDRVWIVADVVLAIKGGLWIRFGAEGTE
- a CDS encoding cytochrome P450 monooxygenase pc-2, variant codes for the protein MKGGRFLLPALFKTLLLPPLIAALFTHHFPSLSLSFTALIYLLSFPALYVFRSYTSLVASSWKASALGAIDIPRVRGTWPLNIDVLLNWAKSGTADEVGRMMVLMVRQYGGTYNTRVLGEDQIISSDPRVIKHVLIDDFDNFVKGQKFKERAQDFLGDGIFNSDGDNWKFHRSFMRPFFHPTYISPLHLATSVQNFFTRLPSYGEAFDIQARIGQLALELAMMWLCGEDMSAGASNVARTEEWKRAKGQISWAMTEAQKIVGKRVKIGTVWPLFELTHDPLERPMKVIRAFFRPIISEALNRKRQRCKLDNTEDVYMIDRLVEATDDIKLVEDQLINVFLASRDTLASLLTFSAYAIVLHPDIAARLKDEVFTVANQESEVTKDTVRQLRYCRAFINEVLRLFPPVPLNIRRTLRPSLLPTPNHLAYMPANTSIILATILMQRDPAVWGEDAQVFNPDRWLEGGLGKEREGFVSWNLGPRMVGNML